In Nitrososphaerota archaeon, the DNA window ATACGAGGAGAGTTTGGAAAGAATGAGAAGCCATCACGCCAAACAGAGCGAACAAAATAGAGAACGTTATCTCGACAATCCCTCAACACATTAATATATAGCGAGTAGATTAGCTTAGATAGTGTTGAGCAGCCGTCCTCTTTCGTATGATGAGTATTTCGCAGAGGCGTCAACAATCTTAGATAAGGCCTTAAAATCTGGTGTCACTCTGAAGCTTATCGGCGCCCTCGCATTTATGAAGCACTGCCCGAGCTACGTAAAACTAGCTGAGAAGGCAAATAGGCCTCTTACAGACATCGACTTCGTAGGCTACAGTAGCCAACGTGATGAAGTTACACGATTATTTAAGAGCATTGGATACACTTATGATGTCTCAACATATATGGAGACCGCACTCTTAGGTAGACTCATCTTCACGAAGAAAGATAATCCCTTGCTACACGTTGACGTCTTCCTTGATAAACTACAGATGAGCCATACCATTGAGTTTAAAGAGCGCCTAGCTATCGAAAAGGAGACGATCCCCTTGGCTGAGATGTTTCTTGAAAAGATGCAGATCATTAAGATAGCTGAAAAAGATATTAAGGTTGTCATAATATTGCTTTTAGACCACGAAGTTGGGGATTCTGACGATGAAACGATAAATATTAGCCAAATCGCTAAAATACTTTCAAGAGATTGGGGCTTCTACTATACTGTGACACAAAACTTGCAGAGGGTGTTGGGTTACTTGGCTGGCTTCAACATATTAGGGGAACGTGACAAAGAAGAGGTGAGGAGAAAGATATTTCATATTCTAAGCTTCCTTGAGAAGACACCTAAATCTTTGAGCTGGAAGCTTAGGTCAAAAGTAGGTTCGAGAATCAAGTGGTACGAAGATGTAGAAGAGGCGGTGAGGCGTAGCGTTTGACACGCATATTCTTCGCTACAGACATCCATGGCTCCCAAAGATGTTTCATGAAGTTTGTAAATGCAGCCAAAGTTTATAGAGTAGATCACCTCATTCTAGGTGGAGATATAACTGGAAAGATGGTTATACCTATAATCGAAAAAGGAAGCTTCTACGAAGCAACATATTTTGGCAACACCTATAAGCTTCAATCCAACCAGCTCACAGAATTCGAGAAATTCGTAGCAGATACGGGGAACTATGCTTATAGAACATCCGAGAAAGAGATGGAAGAGCTAAGAAGTGATCGAGAGAAGCTCGAGACATTATTCAAGAGGCTCATATTAACAAGACTAGATAACTGGCTAAATACTATTAAGGAGAGGTTGAAACCGATGGGCGTTAAGGTATATATCTCCGGGGGTAACGACGACTTCTACGAAGTAGAGCAGGTTTTAAAGAGCTCCCCATACATCATCAATCCAGAGGGAGCTGTGGTGGATATCGATGGTCACGAGATGATAACATCCGGTTACTCAAATATCACACCTTGGAGGTGCCCAAGGGATATTTCAGAAGAGGAGCTTGCTGAGAAGATAGAGAGCATGACCTCAAAGCTCCATGAGCCAACACGAGCTATCTTCAACCTCCATGTACCACCTTTTAATTCCGGCATAGATCTTGCACCCAAGCTGGATGAAAACCTCAGACCTATTGTGGGCGCGACTGGAACGCCTGAGATGATTCCTGTGGGTTCTACTGCAGTAAGGGCAGCTATCGAGCGTTATCAGCCCCTTTTAGGTCTTCACGGCCATATTCATGAGTCAAGGGGCTTTGCTAAGATAGGGGTAACCCTATGTATAAATCCGGGAAGTGAATATTCAGAGGGTATTCTGCGGGGAGCCTTTATTGAGCTGAAGCAGGAGGGTATTAAACAATATCTTCTAACAGAAGGATGATTTAGCTAGCAGATGAAAAAAACACAGTCTGTCCCTGCCACCCTCCGATACCTTTGCGTAGACAAAATAGTCGATGCACTACCTACCCCCCTTTTGGGTAAAGAGGGCAGCAGAGCGCTAAGCAACCACCAAGGCTTATAGGAACTACTCGCCAGACGCTAAAAGCTCGGCTTCCTTCAGCTGAGAGACGATTTGCATAATCGGCTCTCTGACTTCGCCGGGATCACGTCCGATCACAGCGGCAACTTCTTGCACAACCTCTTCCGCTGTATTGCCTTCAAAGGAGCTCCATATGGCGATCACAGGGTCGCTGACAAGGTAAGCCATGCCTTTCTCGTTGACGAGCAGCTTTTCACCTTGAGGGGTTTCGCCCAACTGGCCCCTCCTAAACAGCTTTTCTGCAGCCATGGGTGGAGTGGCTTTTCCGCATTATATATTCCTTATGCTTAGCCATCACTACTCTATACGAACTTGATTCTATAGACTATAGGAATATTAGATGATGCTAATAGTTTAATATTGATGGGACATGGTTGAGAAATTGAGTATGATCGTCTTTTCTGGTACAGTAGACAAACTCTATCCAGTCAGCATCCTAGCTTCTGGTGCGGTAGCTATGGGTATGGATGTAGAGATCTTCATAACATTCTGGGGGTTAAACGCCTTCCGCAAAGATCAGATCAAACAGAACACGAAGATAAGCAAAGACTTTGAAGAAATGGGTGAGGCTATGATGAAGATGATGCAGGCTAAGAATGTACCATCCTGGTATGATATCTTAAAGCAGGCAAAAAGTGTTGGTAATGTTAAGATACACGCCTGCTCGATGACTATGGATCTGATGGGGATGACCAAGGAGCATCTGGACGACATTGTTGACGATGTAGTTGGAGTGGGAAGCTTCATAGACATAGCCAAGGACTCCAAAATAACCCTCTTCATCTAAGAGGCGAAGAAGATGGCTGAAATAAAGGTAAGCAGAACCGTAGATGCGAGAGGCAGCTTCTGCCCAGGTCCTCTAATGGAGCTTATTAGAGCTGTGAAAGAAGCGCAGATAGGAGAGGTTATAGAAGTCCTTTCATCAGACCAGGGATCTAAGCGGGACATACCTCTTTGGGTTTCAAAGGCGGGGCATATTCTTCTCAGCATCACCGAAAAAGAAGGCTACACCTCATTCCTAGTGAAGAAAGCTAAGTAACAATCGACACAAGTGGTTTACCGTTGAAGAAAATTTTGGTTTTAGGAGGCGGCGTTGGAGGCACAATAGTGGCTAACATCGTAGCCAGGAGATTAAAAGGGAACGCAGAAGTCACGGTGGTAGATAAGTCTGGGAAGCACGTTTATCAACCCGGATTTGTATATGTTGCTTTCGCCGAAGAGCGGGTCAATAATATCGTTAAAGATGAGAGGAGTCTTCTAAACAAGAATGTTAAGCTTATTATGAAAGAGGCTGTTAAGATAGATCCTAGGGATCGTAAAGTGCTTTTAGCCGATGGTGAACACTTAGACTACGACTACTTAGTGATAGCGACTGGTTCACGAATCGTTCCTGAAGAGGTTAAGGGTTTGAGAGAGGGTGCGCATCACTTCTACGAGGCTGATGCGGCTGAAGAACTCCGTCAGGCGTTAAAGAACTTTAACGGAGGTAAGGTTGTTGTCGGTGTGGGTGGTTTGCCTTATAAGTGCCCGCCAGCGCCAGCAGAGGCTGCTTGTCAACTCGACTACTACTTTGCAAAAAGAGGGATACGCGATAAGGTGCAGATAGAATTCCTCTCTCCACTACCTAGAGTCTTCCCATTGGAGTCGGTCAGCCCATTTGTGACAAAGATCTTTGAGGAGAAGCAGATAGCATACCGAACCTTTTTCAACGTGGATTACGTTGATCCACGAGCAAAGAAGGTGTATTCTTTGGAAGGTGAATCGGTGGACTACGATCTGTTGATCCTTGTGCCTCCACATAGAGGGGCTAAGGTTATTGAAGATTCTGGTTTAGGTGATCGAGGCGGCTGGGTTCCTACTGACAAATACACGCTTAAAGCAAAGGGTTTTAATGACATTTATGTGGTTGGGGATGCGACCGATATTCCTATTTCAAAAGCAGGGGCGACAGCTCACTATGAAGCTAAAGTGGTTGCTGAAAACATCGTAGCGCAGATAAAAGGTTATGGTGATCTTAGAGTGTATGATGGTAAGGTTCGCTGTTTCTGTGATGCTGGGTTTAAAAAAGGAATCTCGCTATCATTTGACTACACACACCCACCTAAGCCACCTTCAACTCTAACTCGAAGCGCCTACCTAGGAAAGGTAATACTTAACAAGCTCTATTGGTGGACCGTTCCCTCAGGTAGGTTCTAAAAATGGAGAATACGCTTAACAAGCGCATCTACCATATGCAAGCGGAGATATGTAAGGCTCTCGCAAATCCTATTCGAATCGAGATCCTTAATCTGCTTAAGACGGGAGAGAAGACTGTTACAGAACTTGCAAACCTCGTTGGGGTAAATCAAGCCAATTTATCTCAGCACTTAACCATACTTAGAAGTAAGAAGATTGTAGAAGCTAAAAGAGTCGGTAACAGCGTTTACTACTCATTAGCCAACCCAAGGATAATCGAAGCCTGTAACCTCCTCAAGCAGATCTTACAAGAACAGTTAGAAGCAGAAAGTAAACTCATTCCATTTAAACAGTAACCTAGTAGACTCATTTTATAACGAGAAAGGCGTTTCTGAAGACTTTGGATTAGGGAGCATAACGAATGTTGAGAATAAAAATTTGCTGTGCGAACATCAAGGAAGTACCGCTATGGCTGCAATCTCTATCTCCATGCCCTTCCGACCTAGCGCCGTCACGCCTATTAGATCTGATGGTATATCTGATGGGTCGATACCATTCTCTCTGAAGAATGCGTCTCTTGCCTCTGCCATTTCCTGGTACTTTTGAGAAGCTACGATGCCTTCTGGAAATTCCCCAGCTATGTAGTAGGTCAGCTTTACGATGTTGGAGAGTGAAGATCCCATCTCCTCCAGTCTCTGCTTGATCTTCTCCAATGCCAATCTCGTCTGCGCCTTTATACCTTCAACAGGCTTTAATGTCTCAGGATCGATTCCTTCGGTTCCCGCGAGGAAAACAAACCCTCCAGCGACGGCACCCTTCGCCCAATGCATACGCCGCCCAGCATAATAGAGAGGATACCTCTTTATCTCCACCAATTTCGTCACAAATAATCAAAGTCTTCTTATTAAATTTTTCCTGCGATCACACGAAGAAGGTAAAAAATAGGTTAAGATCATCGCTGTCATGATGTGTTGAGAGTTAAAAGCTGTCTACTTTTTAAAATATGCCGAGGGCAGGATTTGAACCTGCGACAGCCCGGTCTTCAGCCGGGTGTTAGAGGCTTACCTCTCTCCTTAGCCCGCCTTGTCAGGCTGAGCTACCTCGGCCCAACATAGGGTTTCTGGCTTAACCGCTATAAGACTTTCTGAAAGCTGACTCAACAAGCAGTTAAGAAGGTTTATAGGCTTAGCTTAAGCGTCTAAAAGGTGGTGTCGAAGGATGGGCGGGGCAAAGAAGAAGCCTCTAGCGAGTATGGAGAAGGCGCAACGTAAAGAGGCGGAGGAGGCTCAGCAGAAACGCAAAGAGGTTAAGCGTGAGCAGCAGAGCAAACAGCTAGGCACACTACAAATGAAGATGAGCGAAGAGCAGATTCTGAACACATTAGCGCCGTTGAAAGCTATCACAGTCTACGCTGCGGCAAAAGCGCTTGGCGTAAAAGCTTCTGTGGCGTCAGCCACATTAAGAAGCCTCTATCAGAAAGGGCTGCTGAGAAAAGAGGGCGGTTTCAGCGGGCACCCTATCTACGCTCTTAACCAGCGCACCTAGACCATCAAAGTAGTGTCGGTAAGGTTGCTGCCTAGCAGAAGCCTAGATAGGGTATCGAGCTGAACGTAGCATTTCAGATACTCTATCGCCATCTGGTTTATGATGCTTTCACCTTTCTTGGTTAGCGCATAGAGCCGCTTTCTAGCTTCGTTAAAGCTGGTTATGTAGCCTTGTTCTTCTAGGGTGCTTAGGGTAGGGTATACTGTTCCTGGGCTTAGTAGTATTTGGAATCTATCGTAGATGTAGGTTATTACATCGTAGCCTGAGATGGGCTTCTTTTTGATAAGACCCAGGATTATGAAGTCGAGGAAGCTCCTTACACATCTATATCTTATTTCTCTGCTTATATTGATATCTACGTTCGGTATCAGGGTCGTTCGCCTCCTACTATATTTTTACTGCAGTTAACCATCTTTACCCCGCATAATATACTATTTAGCAGTATATTAACTTTGCTAAAATATCTGAACATCAGTAACTGCGGTAGC includes these proteins:
- a CDS encoding NAD(P)/FAD-dependent oxidoreductase; the encoded protein is MDTSGLPLKKILVLGGGVGGTIVANIVARRLKGNAEVTVVDKSGKHVYQPGFVYVAFAEERVNNIVKDERSLLNKNVKLIMKEAVKIDPRDRKVLLADGEHLDYDYLVIATGSRIVPEEVKGLREGAHHFYEADAAEELRQALKNFNGGKVVVGVGGLPYKCPPAPAEAACQLDYYFAKRGIRDKVQIEFLSPLPRVFPLESVSPFVTKIFEEKQIAYRTFFNVDYVDPRAKKVYSLEGESVDYDLLILVPPHRGAKVIEDSGLGDRGGWVPTDKYTLKAKGFNDIYVVGDATDIPISKAGATAHYEAKVVAENIVAQIKGYGDLRVYDGKVRCFCDAGFKKGISLSFDYTHPPKPPSTLTRSAYLGKVILNKLYWWTVPSGRF
- a CDS encoding PadR family transcriptional regulator, with product MIPNVDINISREIRYRCVRSFLDFIILGLIKKKPISGYDVITYIYDRFQILLSPGTVYPTLSTLEEQGYITSFNEARKRLYALTKKGESIINQMAIEYLKCYVQLDTLSRLLLGSNLTDTTLMV
- a CDS encoding MarR family transcriptional regulator, producing the protein MGGAKKKPLASMEKAQRKEAEEAQQKRKEVKREQQSKQLGTLQMKMSEEQILNTLAPLKAITVYAAAKALGVKASVASATLRSLYQKGLLRKEGGFSGHPIYALNQRT
- a CDS encoding RidA family protein yields the protein MVEIKRYPLYYAGRRMHWAKGAVAGGFVFLAGTEGIDPETLKPVEGIKAQTRLALEKIKQRLEEMGSSLSNIVKLTYYIAGEFPEGIVASQKYQEMAEARDAFFRENGIDPSDIPSDLIGVTALGRKGMEIEIAAIAVLP
- a CDS encoding sulfurtransferase TusA family protein — its product is MAEIKVSRTVDARGSFCPGPLMELIRAVKEAQIGEVIEVLSSDQGSKRDIPLWVSKAGHILLSITEKEGYTSFLVKKAK
- a CDS encoding winged helix-turn-helix transcriptional regulator, giving the protein MENTLNKRIYHMQAEICKALANPIRIEILNLLKTGEKTVTELANLVGVNQANLSQHLTILRSKKIVEAKRVGNSVYYSLANPRIIEACNLLKQILQEQLEAESKLIPFKQ
- a CDS encoding peroxiredoxin, with the protein product MVEKLSMIVFSGTVDKLYPVSILASGAVAMGMDVEIFITFWGLNAFRKDQIKQNTKISKDFEEMGEAMMKMMQAKNVPSWYDILKQAKSVGNVKIHACSMTMDLMGMTKEHLDDIVDDVVGVGSFIDIAKDSKITLFI
- a CDS encoding metallophosphoesterase, with the protein product MTRIFFATDIHGSQRCFMKFVNAAKVYRVDHLILGGDITGKMVIPIIEKGSFYEATYFGNTYKLQSNQLTEFEKFVADTGNYAYRTSEKEMEELRSDREKLETLFKRLILTRLDNWLNTIKERLKPMGVKVYISGGNDDFYEVEQVLKSSPYIINPEGAVVDIDGHEMITSGYSNITPWRCPRDISEEELAEKIESMTSKLHEPTRAIFNLHVPPFNSGIDLAPKLDENLRPIVGATGTPEMIPVGSTAVRAAIERYQPLLGLHGHIHESRGFAKIGVTLCINPGSEYSEGILRGAFIELKQEGIKQYLLTEG